A single region of the Solwaraspora sp. WMMD791 genome encodes:
- a CDS encoding PAC2 family protein, which yields MTEFDGLPVLRSPVAIAAFEGWNDAADASTAAVEHLEQVWQAREIAALDPEEFYDFQVSRPTIAMSGGETRQIQWPTTRFMVASPQGTDRDVVLIRGIEPSMRWRTFCEQVLELCHSLEVNRVVLLGALLADVPYTRPLPISGTASDKEAAQRLALIPTRYDGPTGIVGVLQDACTRAEVDAVSFWVHVPHYANNPPCPKATLALLHRVEEVLDLPVPMADMAEEAAKWEARVRTTAEQDAELGEYVRELEERVGDAGIQPLTGDEIAQEFEKYLRRRGGSAGPTAGSGEWPSG from the coding sequence GTGACCGAGTTCGACGGCCTACCGGTGCTGCGATCGCCGGTGGCGATCGCCGCCTTCGAAGGATGGAACGACGCCGCCGACGCCTCCACCGCCGCCGTCGAGCATCTCGAGCAGGTGTGGCAGGCCCGCGAGATCGCCGCGCTGGACCCTGAGGAGTTCTACGACTTCCAGGTCAGCCGGCCGACCATCGCGATGTCCGGTGGGGAGACCCGCCAGATCCAGTGGCCCACCACACGGTTCATGGTCGCCAGTCCGCAGGGCACCGACCGTGACGTCGTCCTGATCCGGGGCATCGAGCCGAGCATGCGCTGGCGCACCTTCTGTGAGCAGGTGCTGGAGTTGTGCCACAGCCTGGAGGTCAACCGGGTGGTGCTGCTGGGTGCGCTGCTCGCCGACGTGCCGTACACCCGCCCGCTGCCGATCAGCGGCACCGCCTCGGACAAGGAGGCCGCGCAGCGGCTGGCGCTGATTCCCACCCGCTACGACGGGCCGACCGGGATCGTCGGCGTACTCCAGGACGCCTGCACCCGGGCCGAGGTCGACGCCGTGTCGTTCTGGGTGCACGTGCCGCACTACGCCAACAACCCGCCCTGCCCCAAGGCAACTCTCGCGCTGCTGCACCGGGTCGAGGAAGTGCTCGACCTACCCGTGCCGATGGCCGACATGGCGGAGGAGGCCGCGAAGTGGGAGGCCCGCGTGCGGACCACCGCCGAGCAGGACGCCGAGCTGGGCGAATACGTGCGTGAGCTCGAGGAACGCGTCGGTGACGCCGGGATCCAGCCGCTCACCGGTGACGAGATAGCCCAGGAGTTCGAGAAGTACCTCCGACGGCGAGGCGGATCGGCCGGCCCGACAGCAGGATCGGGTGAGTGGCCGTCCGGCTGA
- a CDS encoding methyltransferase, whose product MLTPLPLMRLVTGFWSFKTLAAAVELDLFTRLADGRSITVTQLCDEYGLAERPADTLLAACASLGLLVKEPGGDGYRNAPVAEEFLVVGRPYYFGGQVRYCDERTYLPWHRIGEALRTDRPLTWDPQTQESIFSNVDPQMLELFWEAMYATSIFTARALGEAYDFGVHDRLLDLGGGSGAYPIELCRRYQDLHASVYDLPHVVPIAADKVAAAGMSDRIGTIAGDFFTDTALPGGHDVMLLSMILHDWDEPTNRALLARCHRALPSGGVIVISELLLNPDRTGPPEAALMGMNMLVETVGGRNYSETEYADWLADAGFGSIRTVTFDAPGANGAIIARKR is encoded by the coding sequence ATGCTAACCCCCCTCCCTCTTATGCGTCTGGTGACCGGTTTCTGGAGCTTCAAGACCCTCGCCGCCGCAGTCGAGCTGGACCTGTTCACCAGGCTGGCCGACGGCCGGAGTATCACCGTCACGCAGCTGTGCGACGAGTACGGGCTCGCCGAACGACCCGCGGACACCCTTCTGGCCGCCTGCGCCTCCCTCGGTCTACTGGTCAAGGAGCCCGGTGGTGACGGATATCGCAACGCCCCCGTCGCTGAGGAGTTCCTGGTGGTCGGGCGGCCGTACTACTTCGGTGGACAGGTGCGCTACTGCGACGAGCGCACCTATCTGCCATGGCACCGCATCGGCGAAGCGCTGCGCACGGACCGGCCGCTGACCTGGGATCCGCAGACCCAGGAGTCGATCTTCTCCAACGTCGACCCGCAGATGCTCGAGCTGTTCTGGGAGGCGATGTACGCGACGTCGATCTTCACGGCGCGGGCGCTCGGCGAAGCGTACGACTTCGGCGTCCACGACCGGTTGCTCGACCTCGGCGGTGGCTCCGGGGCGTACCCGATCGAGCTGTGCCGTCGCTACCAGGATCTGCACGCGAGCGTCTACGACCTGCCCCATGTGGTGCCGATCGCAGCCGACAAGGTGGCTGCGGCCGGCATGAGCGACCGGATCGGCACGATCGCCGGTGACTTCTTCACCGACACCGCGTTGCCGGGTGGCCACGACGTGATGCTGCTCAGCATGATCCTGCACGACTGGGACGAGCCGACCAACCGGGCGCTGCTCGCCCGCTGCCACCGGGCGCTGCCGTCCGGCGGAGTGATCGTCATTTCCGAGCTGCTGCTCAACCCGGACCGCACCGGGCCGCCAGAGGCAGCGCTGATGGGGATGAACATGCTGGTGGAGACGGTCGGTGGACGCAACTACTCGGAAACCGAGTACGCCGACTGGCTGGCCGATGCCGGCTTCGGGTCGATCCGGACCGTGACCTTCGATGCTCCGGGCGCCAACGGCGCCATCATCGCGCGCAAGCGCTGA
- a CDS encoding GntR family transcriptional regulator: MPQVNPGAAEVPHRQIADQLRERIRRGDWAPGERLPAIPAIAEMYGVAKQTVQRTVDQLRVEGLLITKPGSGTFVRGTRRRLNRLARGRYGGQRGYHADLAARYRQQLTEVGRAPAPPEVADAFGVADGTELVVRRHVVRTDDSPVEVGASWFRVADAAGTSLDRAEPFGRPLYQEAEEVTGRRYTWARDVLTARQPSRDEAQTLRIRPDTPVLHLLHVAYDAERRPIEVAQATWPGPVTTLTEEYRVPAPAPDPDPDPGLVLG; encoded by the coding sequence ATGCCACAGGTCAACCCCGGCGCCGCCGAGGTACCGCACCGCCAGATCGCCGACCAGTTGCGCGAACGCATCCGGCGCGGCGACTGGGCACCCGGCGAACGACTGCCGGCGATACCCGCCATCGCCGAGATGTACGGGGTGGCGAAGCAGACCGTCCAGCGCACCGTGGACCAGCTCCGCGTCGAAGGTCTGTTGATCACCAAGCCCGGCTCGGGCACCTTCGTCCGAGGCACCCGACGCCGGCTCAACCGGCTCGCCCGGGGCCGCTACGGCGGCCAGCGCGGCTACCACGCTGATCTCGCGGCCCGGTACCGCCAGCAGTTGACCGAGGTCGGGCGGGCTCCCGCGCCGCCGGAGGTCGCCGACGCCTTCGGTGTCGCCGACGGCACCGAGCTGGTGGTACGCCGCCACGTGGTACGCACCGACGACTCCCCGGTCGAGGTCGGCGCCTCCTGGTTCCGGGTCGCCGACGCGGCCGGCACCAGCCTGGACCGGGCCGAGCCGTTCGGCCGTCCGCTGTATCAGGAGGCCGAGGAGGTGACCGGCCGGCGGTACACCTGGGCGCGCGACGTGCTCACCGCACGCCAGCCCAGCCGCGACGAGGCGCAGACGCTACGGATTCGACCGGACACCCCTGTGCTGCACCTGCTCCATGTCGCCTACGACGCCGAGCGTCGACCGATCGAGGTCGCTCAGGCCACCTGGCCCGGTCCGGTCACCACCCTGACCGAGGAGTACCGGGTGCCCGCACCAGCACCCGATCCGGACCCGGATCCGGGCCTGGTGCTCGGCTGA
- a CDS encoding lytic polysaccharide monooxygenase, with protein sequence MSSPSVTAWAPVRRALTVAAAAALLVGGALAEVATAHGSSINPPSRNYGCYERWANDFQNPRMATEDPMCWQAWQADSTAMWNWNSLYIDGVNGQHQAHIPDGQLCSAGNTGGTRYASLDVPGNWRAASVGTNFTVTYHDQALHGADYHLVYVTRQGFDPLTQRLRWSDLELVRTTNGAAPGAGTRTTNPNLNGVSVDIPVSAPGRTGRHIVYLIWKASHADQTYYFCSDVNFGGTGATPAPTTGAPAPTTPAPTTPAPNPTTAAPTTGAPGDCTASFAVVASWQGGFQAEVRVTAGAAGLTGWTVGWTNPTGQQVTQAWNAAVTSSGSSVTARNATYNGALGAGASTSFGLIGSATGTPSASALTCRAG encoded by the coding sequence ATGTCAAGCCCGTCCGTCACCGCCTGGGCGCCCGTCCGCCGGGCGCTCACCGTCGCGGCAGCCGCCGCCCTGCTGGTGGGCGGTGCCCTCGCCGAGGTCGCCACCGCCCACGGTTCGTCGATCAACCCGCCGTCGCGCAACTACGGCTGCTACGAGCGCTGGGCCAACGACTTCCAGAACCCTCGGATGGCCACCGAGGACCCGATGTGCTGGCAGGCCTGGCAGGCCGACTCCACCGCCATGTGGAACTGGAACAGCCTCTACATCGACGGCGTCAACGGCCAGCACCAGGCCCACATCCCCGACGGACAGCTGTGCAGCGCCGGCAACACCGGTGGCACCCGCTACGCCTCACTCGACGTACCTGGCAACTGGCGGGCGGCCAGCGTCGGGACCAACTTCACCGTCACCTACCACGATCAGGCCCTGCACGGTGCCGACTACCACCTGGTCTACGTCACCCGGCAGGGCTTCGACCCGCTCACCCAACGCCTGCGCTGGAGTGACCTGGAACTGGTCCGGACCACCAACGGCGCGGCCCCCGGGGCCGGTACCCGGACCACCAACCCCAACCTCAACGGTGTCTCGGTCGACATCCCGGTCAGCGCACCGGGGCGCACCGGTCGGCACATCGTCTACCTGATCTGGAAGGCCAGCCACGCCGACCAGACCTACTATTTCTGCAGCGACGTGAACTTCGGCGGTACCGGGGCGACCCCGGCACCGACCACCGGCGCACCCGCGCCGACCACCCCGGCACCGACCACGCCGGCACCCAATCCCACCACGGCCGCGCCGACCACCGGCGCGCCGGGCGACTGCACGGCGTCGTTCGCGGTCGTCGCCAGCTGGCAGGGGGGCTTCCAGGCCGAGGTACGGGTCACCGCCGGCGCAGCCGGGTTGACCGGGTGGACGGTGGGCTGGACCAATCCGACCGGCCAGCAGGTGACCCAGGCGTGGAACGCCGCCGTCACCAGCAGCGGATCCTCGGTCACCGCCCGCAACGCCACCTACAACGGCGCACTCGGCGCCGGCGCGAGCACAAGCTTCGGCCTGATCGGGTCGGCCACCGGGACGCCGTCGGCGTCGGCGTTGACCTGCCGGGCGGGCTGA